From a single Miscanthus floridulus cultivar M001 chromosome 8, ASM1932011v1, whole genome shotgun sequence genomic region:
- the LOC136477229 gene encoding putative 1-phosphatidylinositol-3-phosphate 5-kinase FAB1C, which yields MGVVDFSVLGALQKVRSFVARAAPAEAADGRPPATPRSRSGGPSPENSPPPAGTRSGGRRAIALRRQISSPQLLRCLAVRRADDEDDDEPGVQFFTPGNDFIHDFSDIDSVSVSTPNEINRSLTPSSLESPARMVKQNDSSSISRKNGCSSPDSPGYGTKASLGSNGSLQQMNGSFTDSGGEGSKTQYPVDFGANIWSPPPPEDEGDDIESRLFGFDDDDDEVGDSSRLLVSGSFSANKIAGIDEVTNIAQKEGLKTAVLGHFRALVAQLLKAEGIDMGNDDGSKNWLDIVSSLTWQAASYVRPDTKKGGSMDPTDYVKVKCIASGDPRDSNFVRGVVCSKNVKHKRMVSEHRNAKLLILGGALEYHKVPNKLASINRILEQEKEHMKMIVGKIESRRPNVVLVEKSVSSSAQELFSKDISLVLNVKRTLLDRISRCTGAPIASVDSIASARLGQCEVFKVQKVTEFPSAKQTDRRSSKTLMFFEGCPWRLGCTVLLRGSCREELKRIKRAVQLAVFAAYHLSLETSFFADEGATLPKFPLRHVVVEPGIRNCTNNNSAASATVGMPPHGRTSEQDKLSETAMVNMMFENTSVSPSSLPLNEEGHGFVGACEHKETEYSVDHKNPCEHCVSCATGSCNGHETSLCSLDHDSRMQNQNLQNSAKLTSDAHQDEPPAKKCQQVDHWNKKSHDDHSADQHDLNEFSGEYFPGTDNHQSILVSLSSTCIPKGLVCERSHLFRIKFYGSFDKPLGRYLREDLFDQAYCCQSCKEPSESHIRCYTHQHGSLTICVHRLRSRKLPGERDGRIWMWHRCLKCKPKDGVPPATRRIIMSDAAWGLSFGKFLELSFSNHATANRVASCGHSLQRDCLRFYGYGNMVAFFRYSPVDILSVNLPPSVLDFNSRSPQEWLKRVAVEIFGKMEALHVEVSEFLHRTEMNIVTEDEPVKECVQRQIVEMKDLLKMERNEYEILLLPVMSESNHPMQTSIDILELNRLRRGLLLDAYIWDRRLCHVDSVLKTHGHVSKTNPDNLDVLLYTRLKEWKADLLSGDTEIGKSLGSPRKSLLSREGHLNDNEDSVADTNLEICLEGHPVDDAEDLHKVYNKFNGGKKWPIAESTDGLELVERLPSLASVFSDNIDLAWTGSCDLQYDLPQAFTKIDDNVSFNLDSPNYNNIVTPVRIHSFNSTLGLRLRERTGLAPASLHLPSFKSAEYFGGMTSILKDPMPNIRRACSQRSPGVIEKLNVVLARTPTYISSASNMIDDGARLLLPQIGYEDVVVAVYDDEPTSIISYAMTSEEYVQQVTHRLNSSLSFSHLPNTTEISSHGLEASSPSQQDHLHSKGTHFKFSFDDDSPISPDKTKFSVICYFEKHFAALRKKCCPKDIDYIRSLSRCKRWNAQGGKSNVYFAKTLDERFIIKQVTRTELESFVEFAPQYFKYLMESLTSGSPTCLAKIVGLYQVSVKSMKAGKEVRMDLMVMENIFFERKISRVYDLKGSLRSRYTAGDSKVLLDSNLIEALHTKPIFLGSKAKRRLERAVWNDTSFLALADVMDYSLLVGIDEEKKELVIGIIDYLRQYTWDKQLETWVKASGILGGPKNESPTVISPIQYKKRFRKAMSKYFLTVPDQWSS from the exons ATGGGAGTTGTGGACTTCTCGGTGCTGGGCGCTCTGCAGAAGGTCAGATCCTTcgtcgcccgcgccgcgccggctGAAGCCGCAGACGGCCGCCCGCCCGCCACGCCGAGGTCGCGTAGCGGGGGGCCCTCCCCAGAGAACTCGCCGCCGCCCGCGGGGACGAGATCTGGAGGCAGACGCGCCATCGCCCTGCGCCGGCAGATCTCCTCGCCGCAGCTGCTCCGCTGCCTCGCTGTCAG GCGAGcagatgatgaggacgatgatgagcCCGGGGTTCAGTTTTTCACCCCTGGGAATGACTTCATACATGACTTTTCAGATATAGATTCTGTTAGTGTTAGTACCCCTAATGAGATCAACCGGTCCCTGACCCCAAGCTCCTTGGAGAGCCCGGCTAGGATGGTGAAGCAGAACGACAGCTCATCGATATCCAGGAAGAATGGCTGTTCCAGCCCGGATTCTCCCGGATATGGTACAAAGGCGAGTTTAGGATCTAATGGTTCACTGCAACAGATGAATGGTAGCTTCACTGACAGTGGTGGAGAAGGAAGCAAAACTCAATATCCTGTTGATTTCGGTGCCAATATTTGGTCCCCACCACCACCAGAAGATGAGGGGGATGATATTGAATCAAGGTTATTTGGAttcgatgatgacgatgatgaggttGGGGATTCAAGCAGGCTTCTTGTTTCTGGTAGCTTTAGTGCTAACAAAATAGCTGGTATTGACGAAGTCACAAACATCGCTCAGAAAGAGGGTCTGAAGACTGCAGTGCTCGGTCATTTCCGAGCTCTTGTGGCTCAATTACTGAAGGCAGAAGGCATCGATATGGGAAACGATGATGGGTCTAAAAATTGGCTTGATATTGTGTCATCCTTAACTTGGCAAGCCGCAAGCTATGTGAGGCCAGATACCAAGAAAGGAGGCAGCATGGATCCTACTGATTATGTGAAGGTCAAATGTATAGCATCAGGGGATCCAAGAGATAG TAATTTTGTTCGAGGAGTTGTTTGCTCCAAGAATGTAAAACACAAACGCATGGTCTCTGAGCACAGGAATGCAAAATTGCTCATTTTAGGGGGCGCACTTGAGTACCACAAGGTTCCTAATAAACTAGCGTCTATTAACAGGATACTTGAACAG GAGAAGGAGCACATGAAAATGATTGTTGGAAAGATCGAGTCCCGGCGACCTAATGTTGTGCTAGTTGAGAAAAGTGTCTCATCTTCTGCTCAGGAGCTCTTCTCGAAAGATATTTCGTTAGTTCTGAATGTTAAGAGGACACTTTTGGACAGGATATCAAGGTGCACAGGGGCACCAATTGCATCAGTTGACAGTATTGCTTCAGCACGGCTAGGTCAATGTGAAGTGTTCAAGGTGCAAAAAGTTACAGAATTTCCATCAGCTAAACAGACAGATAGGAGATCAAGCAAGACACTGATGTTCTTTGAAGGCTGCCCTTGGCGTTTGGGTTGCACG GTTCTACTGAGAGGGTCATGTCGGGAGGAGCTTAAGAGGATTAAGCGTGCTGTACAACTTGCAGTCTTTGCTGCTTATCACCTTTCTCTTGAAACATCATTCTTTGCAGATGAAGGTGCAACACTTCCTAAATTTCCCTTGAGACATGTGGTAGTTGAGCCAGGTATAAGAAACTGCACAAATAACAATTCTGCTGCATCGGCCACTGTTGGTATGCCTCCTCATGGACGTACATCAGAACAGGACAAACTCTCAGAGACTGCTATGGTCAACATGATGTTTGAAAATACCTCTGTATCACCTAGTTCATTACCATTGAATGAGGAAGGCCATGGGTTTGTGGGTGCATGTGAGCATAAAGAAACTGAATATTCTGTTGATCATAAGAACCCTTGTGAGCATTGTGTATCCTGTGCAACTGGTTCATGCAATGGGCATGAAACATCGTTATGTTCACTGGATCATGACTCAAGGATGCAGAATCAGAATTTGCAGAACTCTGCAAAGCTTACATCAGATGCTCACCAAGATGAGCCTCCGGcaaagaaatgtcaacaagtagATCACTGGAAtaaaaaatcacatgatgatcACTCAGCAGACCAGCATGACCTGAATGAATTTTCTGGTGAATACTTTCCTGGTACTGACAATCATCAGAGCATCTTAGTTTCGCTGTCCAGTACTTGTATCCCAAAAGGCTTGGTATGCGAGCGTTCCCATCTGTTCCGCATCAAGTTTTATGGTAGCTTTGATAAACCACTTGGGAGATACCTCCGGGAAGACTTATTTGATCAG GCATATTGCTGTCAGTCATGCAAAGAGCCATCAGAATCACATATCAGGTGTTATACTCACCAGCATGGTAGCTTAACAATTTGTGTTCACAGACTTCGATCTCGAAAGTTGCCTGGTGAGCGTGATGGAAGGATATGGATGTGGCACAGGTGCCTCAAGTGCAAACCTAAGGACGGTGTTCCACCTGCCACACGAAGGATAATCATGTCTGATGCTGCCTGGGGTCTGTCGTTTGGGAAATTCCTAGAGCTAAGTTTCTCAAACCATGCTACTGCCAACCGAGTTGCAAGCTGTGGGCATTCACTCCAGAGGGACTGCCTTCGTTTTTATGG GTATGGAAACATGGTGGCATTCTTCAGATATTCTCCTGTTGACATCCTCTCAGTTAACCTTCCTCCATCAGTACTGGACTTCAACTCTCGTAGTCCACAGGAGTGGCTAAAAAGGGTGGCAGTTGAG ATATTTGGCAAAATGGAAGCCTTGCATGTGGAGGTGTCTGAATTTCTTCACCGTACTGAAATGAACATTGTTACTGAGGATGAACCTGTGAAGGAATGTGTTCAAAGGCAGATTGTCGAGATGAAGGATTTGCTTAAAATGGAAAGAAATGAATATGAG ATATTGCTTTTACCAGTCATGAGTGAAAGCAATCACCCCATGCAGACATCAATTGATATTCTGGAGCTCAACCGCTTGAGGCGTGGTCTTCTTCTTGATGCCTACATTTGGGATCGGAGGCTATGTCATGTAGACTCAGTTCTTAAAACGCATGGCCATGTTTCAAAAACCAATCCAGACAACCTTGATGTTCTCTTATACACCAGACTGAAGGAATGGAAAGCTGATTTGCTTTCTGGGGATACTGAGATTGGAAAATCTTTAGGAAGTCCAAGGAAATCTTTGTTATCCAGAGAGGGCCATTTGAATGATAATGAAGACAGTGTTGCTGATACAAATTTAGAGATTTGTTTGGAGGGTCATCCTGTGGATGATGCAGAGGATCTTCACAAAGTCTACAACAAATTCAATGGAGGAAAAAAGTGGCCTATTGCTGAATCTACTGATGGTTTGGAACTTGTTGAGAGGTTACCCTCACTTGCATCAGTTTTTTCTGATAATATCGATTTGGCATGGACTGGGTCTTGTGATTTGCAGTATGATCTTCCACAAGCTTTCACCAAAATTGATGACAATGTATCCTTTAATTTGGACAGTCCAAACTACAACAATATAGTAACCCCGGTTAGAATTCACTCGTTTAATTCTACACTGGGGTTGCGGCTGAGAGAACGAACTGGATTAGCTCCAGCTTCTTTGCATCTACCATCATTCAAATCTGCTGAGTACTTTGGGGGTATGACAAGCATCCTGAAGGACCCAATGCCAAATATACGAAGGGCCTGTTCTCAAAGGTCTCCTGGGGTGATAGAGAAATTAAATGTCGTTCTTGCACGCACACCCACATATATCTCATCTGCTTCAAATATGATCGATGATGGGGCACGGTTACTATTACCCCAAATTGGATATGAAGATGTTGTCGTGGCAGTATATGATGATGAGCCCACCAGTATTATATCATATGCCATGACATCAGAAGAATATGTACAACAAGTAACACACAGACTGAATTCCAGTTTGAGTTTTTCTCATCTGCCAAATACTACTGAGATCAGCAGCCATGGACTTGAGGCGTCCTCAccctctcaacaagaccatttgcaTTCGAAAGGAACTCATTTTAAGTTTTCCTTTGATGATGACTCACCGATTTCTCCAGATAAAACAAAGTTCTCTGTGATCTGCTATTTTGAAAAGCATTTTGCTGCGCTTAGAAAGAAATGCTGTCCCAAAGATATTGATTACATACGTTCTCTAAGTCGCTGCAAGAGATGGAATGCGCAGGGTGGAAAAAGCAATGTTTACTTTGCAAAGACGCTGGATGAAAGGTTCATAATCAAACAAGTCACGAGAACAGAGCTGGAGTCTTTTGTAGAATTTGCTCCTCAGTACTTCAAGTATTTAATGGAATCCTTGACTTCTGGTAGCCCAACTTGCCTGGCCAAAATAGTAGGGTTATATCAG GTTAGTGTTAAGAGCATGAAAGCTGGGAAGGAAGTGAGGATGGATCTGATGGTGATGGAGAATATTTTCTTTGAAAGGAAGATATCTCGGGTGTATGACCTAAAGGGTTCATTGCGCTCACGCTACACAGCCGGGGACAGTAAAGTCCTCTTGGATTCAAACCTCATAGAGGCATTGCATACCAAGCCTATATTTTTGGGGAGCAAGGCAAAACGAAGATTGGAAAGAGCTGTCTggaatgatacttcatttcttgcG TTGGCGGATGTCATGGATTACTCTCTCCTTGTTGGAATCGACGAGGAGAAGAAAGAGCTCGTCATTGGCATCATCGACTACTTGCGCCAATACACCTGGGACAAGCAGCTGGAGACCTGGGTGAAGGCCTCAGGTATTCTTGGTGGCCCCAAAAACGAATCCCCTACCGTCATATCTCCAATTCAGTATAAGAAGAGATTCAGGAAGGCCATGTCCAAGTACTTCCTCACTGTCCCCGACCAGTGGTCCTCTTGA